In Exiguobacterium sibiricum 7-3, a genomic segment contains:
- a CDS encoding TIGR01777 family oxidoreductase: MKIAITGGTGMIGQALTKRLLNEGHQIVILTRSPKATEGAVSYVEWLTDTAAPEHKLNDVDAFIHLAGASINEGRWTEERKRVILESRIDSTKELVRIIQALDSKPDVVLSASAVGIYGQDRHQTFTEETTIPPTADFLSHVCVAWENLAQPIADRGVRLVHPRIGVVLSTEGGAYPLMRLPYTLFGGGTMGDGKQWVSWVHIDDLVELFLFALTTPSVNGPLNITAPHPETMRRFGQTIGKVLRRPHWLPAPRFALELALGEKSVIVLEGARVIPKKALENGYKFRYAELKDALQNLEHTN, from the coding sequence ATGAAAATCGCGATTACAGGCGGAACCGGAATGATTGGACAAGCACTAACGAAACGATTACTTAATGAAGGCCATCAGATTGTCATTTTAACCCGTTCACCGAAGGCAACAGAAGGTGCTGTCTCCTACGTCGAATGGTTGACGGATACCGCGGCTCCGGAACATAAATTAAATGATGTGGATGCGTTCATCCATTTGGCAGGTGCTTCCATCAATGAAGGGCGTTGGACGGAAGAACGGAAACGAGTGATTCTTGAAAGCCGGATTGATTCGACGAAAGAACTCGTCCGGATTATTCAAGCCCTCGATTCAAAACCGGATGTCGTCTTATCGGCTTCTGCCGTCGGAATTTACGGTCAGGACCGCCATCAAACGTTTACGGAAGAAACGACTATCCCCCCGACTGCTGACTTTCTCAGTCATGTCTGTGTCGCTTGGGAAAACCTCGCTCAACCGATTGCTGATAGAGGTGTGCGTCTCGTTCATCCGCGGATTGGCGTCGTCCTCAGTACAGAAGGCGGTGCTTATCCCTTAATGCGCCTTCCTTATACATTATTCGGCGGCGGAACGATGGGCGACGGGAAACAATGGGTCTCCTGGGTCCATATCGATGATCTTGTCGAACTGTTCCTATTCGCATTGACGACACCGTCTGTCAACGGTCCGCTCAACATTACAGCCCCTCATCCGGAAACGATGCGCCGGTTTGGTCAAACGATCGGAAAAGTGTTGCGCCGTCCGCACTGGTTGCCGGCTCCACGCTTCGCACTCGAGCTCGCTCTCGGAGAAAAAAGTGTCATTGTTCTCGAAGGTGCCCGTGTCATTCCAAAAAAAGCTCTCGAAAACGGCTACAAATTTCGGTATGCTGAACTAAAAGATGCACTTCAGAATCTCGAGCACACAAACTAA
- a CDS encoding amidohydrolase, producing the protein MLDVLIRNAHIFPITSDNFYGDIRIKDGKIHEINELLDAEDNERVIEAEGRFLLPGFIDAHTHLGLYDEGTGTVGNDANETIFAMTPHLRAIDGVYPLDEGFKEAIEHGVTTVQVMPGSMNIIGGVTSVIKTHGRFIDDMILRKYAGLKIALGENPKRVHSAGRAGELTRMGIMGMLREAFLEVKMQRTADTFAHRMIERVLKKEMPLRVHAHRADDILSAIRFAEEFDLDVRIEHCTEGHLVAKELQQLPIEHVTVGPTFTRKSKIELKNKTWETYRVLHEHDLEVSITTDHPYTPVQYLNLCAGLAAREGLPVDIALRAITINPARSIGVADRVGSIEVGKDADLVLWSHFPLDYLAKPLMTMIDGKVVFEHTHLTSMS; encoded by the coding sequence ATGTTGGATGTTTTAATACGTAATGCACATATCTTTCCCATAACATCAGATAATTTTTATGGTGATATCCGAATCAAAGATGGAAAGATTCATGAAATCAATGAATTGCTGGATGCAGAAGACAACGAACGTGTCATCGAAGCGGAAGGCCGTTTCTTGCTTCCCGGTTTCATCGATGCCCACACCCATCTCGGTTTGTATGATGAAGGAACTGGTACAGTCGGAAACGATGCCAACGAAACCATTTTCGCGATGACGCCCCACTTGCGGGCAATCGATGGTGTGTATCCGCTCGATGAAGGATTCAAAGAAGCGATCGAACATGGTGTCACGACGGTGCAAGTCATGCCGGGCAGCATGAATATCATCGGTGGTGTCACGAGTGTCATCAAGACACACGGCCGGTTCATCGATGATATGATTTTACGGAAATATGCCGGATTAAAAATTGCGCTTGGAGAAAATCCAAAGCGTGTCCATAGTGCCGGTCGTGCCGGTGAATTGACACGAATGGGAATCATGGGCATGTTGCGGGAAGCCTTCCTTGAAGTGAAGATGCAACGGACAGCAGATACATTTGCGCACCGGATGATTGAACGGGTGCTCAAAAAAGAAATGCCGCTCCGTGTCCACGCCCACCGGGCCGACGATATTTTATCAGCGATTCGCTTTGCCGAAGAGTTTGACCTCGATGTCCGAATCGAACATTGTACAGAAGGTCATCTCGTTGCCAAAGAACTGCAACAATTACCGATCGAACATGTCACAGTTGGTCCGACATTTACACGAAAATCAAAAATCGAACTTAAAAACAAAACGTGGGAAACGTACCGTGTTCTACATGAACATGATCTTGAAGTATCAATCACAACGGATCATCCATATACACCGGTTCAATATTTAAATTTATGTGCCGGTCTTGCCGCTCGTGAAGGACTGCCTGTCGATATCGCGCTTCGTGCCATCACGATTAATCCCGCCCGTTCGATTGGCGTTGCGGATCGTGTCGGTTCCATCGAAGTCGGAAAAGATGCCGATCTTGTCCTTTGGAGCCACTTCCCGCTCGACTACCTCGCAAAGCCTTTGATGACGATGATTGACGGAAAAGTAGTTTTTGAACATACTCATCTGACATCGATGTCTTAA
- a CDS encoding GNAT family N-acetyltransferase: MLKQRELSDCADLFELMQHQDVYPYVRQKTRYFDEFLFTTKQAIEEEERGELVSRTILDEFDQPIGTISLLDIEGQYGFLGTWLGKPYHGKGYNNLAKEAFFAELFFDLEFESVFMKIRKTNIRSQKAAEKLPYAFCADELRPTLLEQLNTGETQFTLYEVSKSSFQMYIHGREFETVYEQQLEA, encoded by the coding sequence ATGCTCAAGCAACGGGAGCTGAGCGACTGCGCTGATTTGTTCGAACTGATGCAGCATCAAGACGTATATCCGTACGTCCGCCAAAAAACACGGTACTTTGATGAATTTCTGTTTACTACAAAGCAGGCAATCGAAGAGGAAGAGCGCGGTGAGCTTGTCTCGCGCACGATCCTAGACGAATTTGACCAACCAATCGGTACAATCAGTTTACTCGATATCGAAGGACAGTATGGGTTTCTCGGTACATGGTTAGGTAAACCGTATCATGGGAAAGGTTACAACAACCTTGCAAAGGAAGCATTCTTTGCAGAACTGTTTTTTGACCTTGAATTCGAAAGTGTCTTCATGAAAATTCGTAAGACTAACATCCGTTCACAAAAAGCAGCGGAAAAATTGCCTTATGCTTTTTGTGCCGATGAATTACGACCAACGTTACTCGAACAGCTGAACACCGGGGAAACTCAATTCACGCTGTACGAAGTCTCAAAATCAAGTTTTCAAATGTATATCCATGGCCGCGAATTCGAAACGGTCTACGAACAACAACTCGAAGCATAA
- a CDS encoding response regulator transcription factor: MPEQSFKILVVDDEAQMRDLLVSNLQKENYQTMTASNGQEALDQMQRDTFHLVLLDVMMPEMDGLTACMRIREFSNVPIIMLTARSDELDRIHGLKIGADDYITKPFSPRELLARIEATLRRSHRFTVDQSATLTIGKLELDTESRSVHVSGKPISLTRKEFDLLHLFVQNNDKVFSREQLLDQIWGADYIGNLRTVDTHIKTLRLKLGEAGGSIQTVWGIGYKFEEV, from the coding sequence ATGCCAGAACAATCCTTTAAAATACTTGTCGTAGATGACGAAGCACAAATGCGTGATCTACTTGTCTCCAATCTTCAAAAAGAAAATTACCAGACGATGACAGCCTCGAACGGTCAAGAAGCGCTTGATCAAATGCAGCGTGATACATTCCATCTCGTCCTGCTTGATGTCATGATGCCGGAAATGGACGGCTTAACGGCTTGCATGCGCATCCGTGAATTCTCAAACGTCCCGATCATCATGTTGACGGCTCGTTCCGACGAACTCGATCGGATCCACGGTCTGAAAATCGGTGCCGATGATTATATCACGAAACCATTCAGCCCCCGTGAACTGTTGGCCCGTATCGAAGCGACACTGCGTCGTTCCCATCGCTTTACAGTCGATCAGTCAGCGACGTTGACAATCGGTAAACTTGAGCTCGATACAGAAAGCCGCAGTGTCCATGTCAGCGGAAAACCGATCAGTCTGACACGCAAGGAATTTGACTTACTTCATTTGTTCGTTCAAAACAACGACAAAGTCTTTTCTCGTGAACAATTGCTTGATCAGATTTGGGGAGCGGACTACATCGGAAACCTACGGACAGTCGATACCCACATCAAAACACTTCGCCTGAAGCTCGGTGAAGCCGGCGGCTCAATCCAGACGGTCTGGGGCATCGGATATAAATTCGAGGAAGTATGA
- a CDS encoding sensor histidine kinase, with protein MIKRYTIRRRIWITIWFTSVFSAVLFVLLTFYLYDRFYLQTQEDLLLNRGEKLINIYESEGLSGAFYDGMTYTNELTESKVFFIDFLKKNPAGLRFLTNADIEQLRNGETVVSSRTHPIEGTDILMTGFPIIENNRLVGTLILYLELGQISEPFRPLRLMIFFMIGLIVLNLVIFGRQIIDTIIRPLIDMKRASTVYAQGDFAYRIPIQSDDEIGELAETLNKMAESLGEVDEQRKEFLANVSHELRTPLSYIRGYTEMMQDKALDEKTRDQYYQIIERETERLQRLVNDLLDLAQLERDSYPMTKQPLVFSQVLEDVVYRMEPIAKAKGVSIVTDFDPSQIVLGDNDRLEQVIGNLLDNALRYTPASKHIYLSTKTDGELTICSIRDEGEGIPPEHLERLTKRFYRVDKSRTRKDGGTGLGLAITKHIIDRHDGTISFESVLGQGTTVLITLPLLPDDEDGFS; from the coding sequence ATGATTAAGCGGTATACCATCCGCCGCCGGATTTGGATTACGATTTGGTTCACAAGCGTTTTCTCTGCCGTCTTATTCGTCTTATTGACATTTTATCTGTACGACCGGTTTTACCTGCAAACGCAGGAAGACTTGTTGCTCAACCGGGGTGAAAAACTGATTAACATTTATGAATCCGAGGGACTTTCCGGTGCCTTTTACGATGGAATGACGTATACGAATGAACTGACCGAATCCAAGGTTTTTTTCATCGACTTCCTGAAAAAAAATCCGGCTGGTCTCCGGTTCTTGACGAATGCGGATATCGAACAATTACGCAATGGTGAAACCGTCGTTTCAAGCCGGACCCACCCGATTGAAGGGACAGATATCTTAATGACCGGTTTCCCGATTATTGAGAACAATCGGCTTGTCGGCACACTGATTCTGTATTTGGAACTCGGTCAAATCAGTGAACCGTTCCGCCCGCTTCGACTAATGATTTTCTTTATGATTGGTCTGATCGTGTTGAACCTTGTCATTTTTGGCCGTCAAATCATCGATACAATCATTCGTCCGCTGATCGATATGAAACGGGCTTCCACCGTCTATGCTCAAGGGGATTTTGCTTACCGGATTCCGATTCAATCCGATGATGAAATCGGTGAACTGGCAGAAACTTTAAACAAGATGGCGGAATCCCTCGGTGAAGTGGATGAACAGCGCAAGGAATTTTTGGCGAATGTCAGTCATGAATTACGTACACCCTTGTCCTATATCCGGGGTTATACGGAAATGATGCAAGACAAGGCACTCGACGAAAAAACACGGGATCAATATTATCAAATCATCGAGCGGGAGACAGAACGATTGCAACGCCTCGTAAATGACTTGCTTGATCTCGCCCAACTGGAGCGGGATTCGTATCCGATGACGAAGCAACCGCTTGTTTTCAGCCAAGTGCTGGAAGATGTTGTTTACCGGATGGAACCCATCGCAAAAGCCAAAGGAGTATCCATCGTCACCGACTTTGATCCAAGTCAAATCGTTCTTGGTGACAATGATCGCCTGGAGCAGGTCATCGGAAACCTGTTGGATAATGCGTTACGCTACACTCCCGCCTCGAAACATATTTATTTATCGACGAAAACAGACGGTGAACTGACGATTTGTTCAATCCGGGACGAAGGAGAAGGCATTCCGCCGGAACACTTGGAACGTTTGACGAAACGCTTTTACCGTGTTGATAAATCACGGACACGAAAAGATGGTGGAACAGGTCTTGGACTTGCCATCACGAAACACATCATCGACCGACACGACGGAACAATTTCCTTCGAATCTGTTCTCGGTCAAGGAACAACCGTCTTGATTACGTTACCGTTGTTACCGGACGATGAGGACGGATTCTCTTGA
- a CDS encoding TVP38/TMEM64 family protein has protein sequence MRTDSLDVISFDRYFDPLTALIGLSLKGRFIIEATLLDWLQQADTFAVPISLLVSLVISLFGVVPSAFVTAANLLYFGFWNGLFLSFLGEVLGAGVSFYIYRYGFRRIEPLIQSPFVLKWLGRLTKQTGWDAFWTILFLRLLPFAPSGLVTFLSATSGVSTLVFLTASTIGKVPALVFEAFAVNELIERDSIIPWLIAGLFLVFYLIYLYKKRLHPSRDID, from the coding sequence ATGAGGACGGATTCTCTTGATGTCATTTCTTTTGACCGTTATTTCGATCCGTTAACAGCATTGATTGGTTTAAGCTTGAAAGGACGTTTTATTATCGAAGCAACACTCCTTGATTGGTTACAGCAAGCGGATACGTTTGCTGTACCAATCAGTCTTTTAGTCAGTCTAGTCATCAGTTTGTTCGGTGTTGTGCCAAGCGCCTTCGTCACGGCAGCCAATTTACTTTATTTCGGATTTTGGAACGGGCTGTTTTTATCCTTTCTTGGCGAAGTCTTAGGTGCTGGAGTTTCCTTTTATATCTACCGTTATGGTTTTCGGCGTATCGAACCGCTGATTCAGTCCCCGTTCGTCTTGAAGTGGCTCGGTAGGTTAACGAAGCAAACTGGTTGGGATGCTTTTTGGACGATTCTTTTTTTACGGCTGTTGCCGTTCGCCCCTTCCGGTCTCGTCACGTTCTTAAGTGCGACCAGTGGTGTCTCGACACTCGTCTTTTTAACGGCCAGTACGATTGGGAAAGTTCCCGCACTGGTCTTTGAAGCTTTTGCCGTCAATGAATTGATTGAACGGGATTCGATAATCCCGTGGTTGATTGCTGGACTGTTTTTGGTGTTTTATTTGATTTACCTTTATAAAAAACGGTTGCATCCATCGAGGGATATCGATTGA
- a CDS encoding aldo/keto reductase, with the protein MELRSFGNTDIQVSPLGFGAGHIGSDDLSDQEASYVLHQALDAGIRLFDTARGYGLSEQRLGNFLKQHRHDVVLSTKVGYDVPRTQDWTFQAVAGGIDQALLTMQTDFIDIVHLHSCSKEILAQDDVIEALERAKQAGKVRLIAYSGDREDLDYAITTGRFDSFQTSVNLYDQRALSDAIPLIHQQQKGIIAKRPIANAPWRFASRPTGQYVEPYWERAQQLEFPLEEASWLETALRFTVFEPGVTSAIIGTANPDHLVQNIRLLEQGPLPTERVADLKRRFQEQDQNWLQQT; encoded by the coding sequence ATGGAATTACGTTCATTTGGCAACACTGACATCCAAGTCTCCCCTCTCGGATTTGGTGCCGGTCACATCGGTTCCGATGATTTATCCGATCAGGAAGCAAGCTATGTCCTCCATCAAGCGTTAGATGCAGGCATCCGTTTATTTGATACTGCCCGCGGCTACGGCTTATCTGAACAACGGCTCGGCAACTTTTTAAAACAGCACCGCCATGATGTCGTATTGTCGACGAAGGTCGGGTATGATGTACCACGCACGCAAGACTGGACGTTCCAAGCTGTTGCCGGCGGAATTGATCAGGCCCTTTTGACGATGCAAACAGACTTTATCGATATCGTCCATTTACATTCCTGCAGTAAAGAGATACTGGCTCAAGATGATGTCATCGAGGCACTCGAGCGTGCGAAGCAGGCCGGAAAAGTCCGGCTGATTGCTTATTCAGGTGACCGGGAAGACCTTGACTACGCCATCACAACGGGACGGTTCGACAGTTTTCAAACGTCCGTTAATTTGTATGATCAACGGGCATTGAGCGATGCCATCCCGCTGATTCATCAACAACAAAAAGGCATCATCGCCAAACGTCCGATTGCGAATGCCCCTTGGCGGTTCGCGTCACGGCCAACCGGTCAATACGTCGAACCTTACTGGGAACGGGCACAACAGCTCGAATTCCCTCTTGAAGAAGCCTCTTGGCTTGAAACCGCACTCCGGTTTACAGTCTTTGAGCCCGGCGTCACGAGCGCCATCATCGGGACAGCCAATCCGGATCATTTGGTACAAAATATCCGCTTGCTGGAACAAGGACCTTTACCAACAGAACGTGTCGCTGATCTCAAACGACGTTTTCAGGAACAGGATCAAAACTGGTTGCAACAAACTTAA
- the rlmD gene encoding 23S rRNA (uracil(1939)-C(5))-methyltransferase RlmD, translated as MTTKIKLQVGEVRSVTCLRMGINGEGIATLERQIVFIPGLLVGETAQIEITEIHNNFANAKILKRDVRSPDRVTPLCPIYSQCGGCQLQHMSYEGQLRYKEDMVRNAFTKSTKLNVEKSDIRPTIGTAEWEYRNKSQFAVGKEGTQIVSGLYSANSNRLVAIDECIVQNKETLRVNKAVTKILNDYNVPVYNSAKQDGVIRNIVVRTGIKTGEIQVVLVAFKDGFKDLEGLSRDIYDIPGVISVALNINDKMTSRVFGEQTEVLRGVERIEEQMGEFTYQLSPRAFFQLNPEQAERMYSEIVKAAALTGEERVVDAYAGVGSIGLWIASGAKEVRGMEIVEEAVEDATAHMKQYGFNHAQYVVGKAETWIPRWVKEGWIPDVFIVDPPRSGCDTQLLNAMISSKAKKIIYVSCNPQTLARDCDHLMKAGYKVSYIQPYDMFPQTAHVEAIVVLEKKKKKKF; from the coding sequence ATGACAACTAAAATTAAACTACAGGTAGGCGAGGTTCGTTCTGTAACCTGCTTACGCATGGGGATCAACGGAGAAGGAATCGCGACACTCGAACGACAAATCGTATTCATTCCAGGTCTGCTTGTCGGGGAAACCGCTCAGATCGAGATTACGGAAATCCATAACAATTTTGCGAATGCAAAAATCTTGAAGCGCGATGTCCGTTCACCGGACCGTGTGACACCATTATGTCCGATTTACAGTCAGTGCGGCGGATGCCAGCTCCAACATATGAGTTACGAAGGACAGCTTCGTTATAAAGAAGATATGGTCCGAAACGCCTTTACGAAATCGACGAAGTTGAACGTCGAGAAATCGGACATCCGTCCGACAATCGGTACAGCAGAATGGGAGTACCGGAATAAGTCACAGTTTGCCGTCGGAAAAGAAGGCACGCAAATCGTCAGTGGATTATATTCAGCAAACTCGAATCGTCTCGTTGCGATCGACGAGTGTATCGTTCAAAACAAAGAGACGTTACGTGTCAACAAAGCCGTTACGAAAATTTTAAATGACTACAACGTTCCGGTCTATAATTCAGCTAAACAAGATGGCGTCATTCGAAACATCGTCGTTCGGACCGGCATCAAAACAGGTGAAATTCAAGTCGTGTTAGTCGCTTTCAAAGACGGTTTTAAGGATCTTGAAGGATTATCCCGAGATATTTATGATATTCCAGGTGTGATTTCAGTCGCCTTGAACATTAATGATAAAATGACGTCGCGTGTCTTTGGGGAACAGACGGAAGTTTTACGTGGGGTGGAACGCATCGAGGAACAGATGGGTGAGTTTACGTATCAACTGTCACCACGTGCCTTCTTCCAGTTGAATCCGGAACAAGCGGAGCGGATGTACAGCGAGATCGTCAAAGCGGCAGCCTTGACGGGTGAAGAACGTGTCGTTGATGCTTATGCAGGCGTCGGCTCAATTGGTCTTTGGATCGCAAGCGGTGCAAAAGAAGTCCGAGGAATGGAAATCGTCGAGGAAGCAGTCGAAGATGCAACGGCACACATGAAGCAATACGGATTTAACCACGCGCAATACGTAGTCGGAAAAGCAGAAACTTGGATTCCGCGCTGGGTGAAAGAGGGATGGATTCCAGACGTCTTCATCGTCGATCCGCCTCGTTCAGGTTGTGATACGCAATTATTGAACGCAATGATTTCGTCAAAAGCAAAAAAAATCATTTATGTTTCCTGTAACCCACAAACGTTGGCACGTGACTGCGATCATTTGATGAAAGCCGGCTACAAAGTCAGTTACATCCAACCGTACGACATGTTCCCGCAAACGGCACATGTCGAAGCCATCGTTGTACTAGAGAAAAAGAAAAAGAAAAAGTTTTAA
- a CDS encoding SE1561 family protein, producing the protein MGKARTDKLGQMNVLKSRMQLLCHTIDSLDETSDIEDLERLAVSLDQLKAKVLRYAKDMKEHEESESGSK; encoded by the coding sequence ATGGGAAAAGCAAGAACTGATAAACTTGGACAGATGAATGTGCTAAAATCAAGAATGCAGCTTTTATGCCATACGATTGATTCATTGGATGAAACATCAGATATTGAGGATTTGGAACGTTTAGCCGTCTCCTTGGATCAGTTGAAAGCCAAGGTGCTTCGTTACGCAAAAGATATGAAGGAACATGAGGAATCAGAGAGCGGTTCGAAATGA
- the yfkAB gene encoding radical SAM/CxCxxxxC motif protein YfkAB: MSLKSPITIQNDPWEAYRDIEQYGQSRLTNVEVTTTTLCNMRCEHCAVGYMLSSSETPTIPVELLIKRLDEIEHLRAFSITGGEPMLSMKSVREYVVPLLKYAHERGAKTQINSNLTLPLSRYELIIPYLDVLHISHNWGTADDFIDGGFAMMERKPSREARTKLFEQMKENARILNARGVLVSAETMINKRTLPHLEAIHQEIVEMGCVRHEVHPMYPADFASMIEAASLDEIRDGIHRLLDVRDPNVWMLFGTLPFYACSMKEADLALHRRLRQDPNVSVRNDPDGRSRLNVNIFDGEIIVTDFGDELASLGTIHDTSFNDAYTMWQKTELNQSLSCHCPAVQCLGPNALVKNAYYPEVDFLKQSSRL; encoded by the coding sequence ATGTCACTAAAATCACCTATCACCATCCAAAATGATCCGTGGGAAGCCTATCGAGATATCGAACAGTACGGACAGTCCCGACTGACGAATGTCGAAGTTACGACGACGACGCTTTGCAACATGCGTTGTGAACACTGCGCCGTCGGCTATATGTTGTCGAGCAGCGAAACACCTACCATCCCCGTCGAACTGCTCATCAAACGATTGGACGAAATCGAACACCTGCGTGCCTTCTCCATTACTGGCGGAGAACCGATGCTGTCGATGAAGTCGGTCCGGGAATATGTCGTGCCTTTACTTAAGTATGCCCACGAACGGGGAGCTAAAACCCAAATCAATTCAAATTTAACACTTCCCCTTTCCCGGTATGAGCTGATCATCCCTTATCTTGATGTCTTACATATTTCTCACAACTGGGGAACAGCGGACGACTTCATTGATGGTGGCTTCGCAATGATGGAACGTAAACCGTCACGTGAAGCACGGACGAAACTGTTTGAACAGATGAAGGAAAATGCCCGTATCTTGAATGCGCGTGGTGTCCTCGTCTCTGCGGAAACGATGATCAATAAACGAACGTTACCGCATTTAGAAGCCATCCATCAGGAAATCGTTGAGATGGGCTGTGTCCGACATGAAGTTCATCCCATGTACCCAGCAGATTTCGCCTCGATGATTGAGGCGGCAAGCCTCGACGAGATTCGCGATGGGATCCATCGTCTGCTTGATGTCCGGGATCCAAATGTTTGGATGTTATTCGGTACATTGCCGTTTTATGCCTGCTCGATGAAAGAGGCAGATTTAGCGCTCCATCGCCGTCTGCGCCAGGATCCAAATGTTTCCGTCCGCAATGACCCCGACGGCCGGTCACGCCTAAATGTCAACATCTTTGACGGTGAGATCATCGTGACGGATTTCGGGGATGAATTGGCCTCACTCGGGACGATTCATGACACTTCCTTTAATGATGCGTATACGATGTGGCAAAAAACAGAACTTAATCAAAGTTTGTCCTGTCACTGCCCCGCCGTTCAATGCCTCGGTCCAAATGCGCTCGTCAAAAATGCCTATTATCCGGAAGTAGATTTCCTAAAGCAATCCAGCCGTCTCTGA
- a CDS encoding MFS transporter — protein MYRRAPGACYAYIKKERQLFVLSRRFALILSIVFISGFTQGLLIPLLSILLERQGTPAYINGLSAAVLYIGVIVAAPLMEKPLRRHGYVPVISFGLALVAVAVFAFPLIPSVLAWMVLRFVVGFGDQTLHYGSQVWVTSITPNHKLGRTMSLYGMAFGLGFALGPLAAPLVDWISWLPFVLTGTLTVLVLIALRRVPNEKPSDVMPEELQSAASRYRLVLTSAWFTLLPGFTYGFLEATLNASFPVFATRNGYELSQTSSLITTFVVSSLLMQLPLGRLADHFGKRRTLITVLSIGAFSFLTACFLFQSYGALFTIFAISGMALGSTYSLGVAYMTEQLPNHLLPTGNLLAGISFSLGSILGPISGSLFVILPPGFYFILFVLVLATLAYLLFRSKPVSRSL, from the coding sequence ATGTACAGACGTGCACCCGGGGCATGTTATGCTTATATAAAAAAGGAAAGGCAGTTGTTTGTTTTGTCGCGTCGCTTTGCTTTAATTCTTTCGATTGTATTCATTTCGGGTTTCACCCAAGGATTACTCATCCCACTGCTTTCGATCTTGCTCGAACGTCAAGGAACACCCGCTTACATAAATGGACTAAGTGCTGCCGTGCTTTATATCGGTGTCATCGTCGCAGCACCCTTGATGGAAAAACCGTTGCGGCGTCATGGCTATGTGCCTGTCATCTCGTTTGGTCTTGCCTTAGTAGCTGTTGCCGTCTTTGCTTTTCCGCTTATCCCAAGCGTTCTTGCTTGGATGGTACTGCGATTCGTCGTCGGCTTTGGGGACCAGACCCTCCATTACGGTTCTCAAGTTTGGGTCACCTCCATTACACCGAACCATAAACTTGGCCGGACGATGTCACTGTATGGCATGGCATTCGGTCTTGGTTTTGCCCTTGGTCCACTCGCGGCACCACTCGTTGACTGGATCAGCTGGTTGCCCTTCGTCTTGACTGGGACACTGACTGTCCTCGTCTTAATCGCCTTAAGACGGGTACCAAACGAAAAACCGTCTGATGTCATGCCGGAAGAGCTTCAATCTGCGGCTTCCCGTTACCGGCTTGTCTTGACGAGCGCCTGGTTTACATTGTTACCCGGCTTCACCTATGGCTTTTTAGAAGCAACATTGAATGCCAGCTTTCCAGTATTCGCGACACGAAACGGCTACGAACTATCTCAAACGAGCAGTTTGATCACGACATTCGTCGTCAGCTCTTTATTGATGCAGTTACCCCTCGGACGTCTCGCCGATCATTTTGGAAAACGGCGGACGCTGATCACTGTCCTCAGCATCGGAGCTTTTTCGTTTTTGACGGCCTGTTTTTTGTTCCAAAGCTATGGCGCATTGTTTACGATTTTTGCAATCAGCGGTATGGCTCTCGGTTCGACGTATTCCTTAGGCGTCGCTTATATGACCGAACAGTTGCCAAATCATCTGTTGCCGACCGGGAACCTGCTTGCTGGGATTTCGTTTAGTCTCGGTTCGATTCTCGGCCCGATCTCCGGTAGTTTGTTCGTTATATTGCCGCCAGGATTCTACTTTATTTTATTCGTACTGGTTCTCGCGACACTCGCTTATCTGCTTTTTCGGTCAAAACCTGTATCCCGGTCGCTGTAA